Proteins from a genomic interval of Medicago truncatula cultivar Jemalong A17 chromosome 3, MtrunA17r5.0-ANR, whole genome shotgun sequence:
- the LOC11444767 gene encoding uncharacterized protein, which yields MESPAIWGFYATMFMSPMLLVFFLGIIVGWLWKPKWISSLAKSFDLASPISDSPIFSPLKFYSSLSPCVNSSITMQTPNPDSLCINKEINKKGSSSSSPTNFDSSTSSNKSGEDTSNGVTIDDLHHLYKLVEEKDGGLPWIQMMDKSTPTMSYQAWRREPKDGPPQYRSSTIFEDATPEMVRDLFWDDQFRPKWDDMLVNSTTLEECPTTGTMKVQWIRKFPFFCKDREYIIGRRIWECGRSYYCITKGVDCPSIPRQEKPRRVDVYYSSWCIRAVESKRDNGQLTACEILLFHHEEMGIPWEIAKLGVRKGMWGMVQKIEPGLRAYQEAKASGAPLSRSAFMAGVNTKISPEYLQSIGSSDDESLQTESAITSDDKPKGMTVPKMLVIGGAVALACSLDKGLVTKAVIFGVAKRFGFANMGKR from the exons atggaAAGCCCTGCAATTTGGGGTTTTTATGCAACGATGTTTATGAGTCCTATGTTGTTAGTGTTTTTCTTAGGAATTATTGTTGGTTGGTTATGGAAACCGAAATGGATTAGTTCATTGGCTAAGTCATTTGATTTAGCTTCACCAATTTCGGATTCTCCTATATTTTCGCCATTGAAATTCTATTCTTCTTTGTCTCCTTGTGTTAATTCTTCCATTACAATGCAAACTCCAAACCCTGATTCTTTGTGCATCAATAAAGAGATCAATAAAAAgggttcatcttcttcttcacccaCCAATTTTGATAGTTCCACAAG TTCTAACAAATCTGGTGAAGATACTTCTAATGGTGTTACAATCGATGATTTACATCATTTATACAAGCTTGTTGAAGAGAAAGATGGAGGTCTTCCTTGGATACAGATGATGGATAAATCTACTCCGACTATGAGTTACCAGGCGTGGCGTAGAGAACCAAAG GATGGTCCTCCCCAATATCGAAGCAGTACTATTTTTGAAGATGCAACTCCTGAGATGGTGAGGGATTTATTCTGGGATGATCAATTCCGACCTAAATGGGACGATATGCTTGTGAACTCGACAACATTAGAAGAGTGTCCTACTACTGGAACCATGAAAGTGCAATGGATACGAAAG TTCCCCTTCTTCTGCAAAGACAGAGAATACATTATCGGACGAAGAATATGGGAATGTGGGAGGTCCTACTACTGCATCACAAAG GGGGTAGATTGTCCttcaatcccaagacaagaaaaacCTAGACGTGTAGATGTGTATTACTCTAGCTGGTGCATTCGAGCAG ttgaATCAAAGAGAGATAATGGTCAACTAACTGCATGTGAAATTTTACTCTTCCATCATGAAGAAATGGGAATTCCATGGGAAATTGCAAAGCTTGGAGTGCGTAAAGGCATGTGGGGAATGGTACAAAAGATTGAGCCCGGTTTGCGCGCTTATCAAGAAGCAAAAGCTTCTGGAGCTCCACTCTCTCGTTCTGCTTTCATGGCCGGTGTCAATACAAAAATAAGTCCCGAGTACTTGCAATCCATAGGATCGTCTGATGATGAATCATTACAAACCGAAAGTGCGATCACTTCTGACGACAAACCAAAGGGCATGACCGTACCGAAGATGCTAGTCATTGGTGGTGCTGTTGCTCTTGCTTGTAGTCTTGATAAAGGATTGGTGACCAAGGCTGTTATATTTGGCGTTGCTAAAAGATTTGGATTTGCTAATATGGGTAAAAGATAA
- the LOC11440450 gene encoding uncharacterized protein → MICSPRSNKPGSNWLDRLRSNKGIPTDDNLDLDTFILNLATHSPQPRPIKPLRHRPPITHDDPPLTTVLAHLFNPGAATITSKKCPRKQTNPKIFIPSSTIISTTTANAPAATGVDAAVDVENRGVEGEDGEEDFKGFTKSEVTVIDTSCPVWKVDKFVFRRNNVWKIRERKQKNKFVAKKKSKSTHELDIHGIGSSKDNTINTGGEKPVKKLKVI, encoded by the exons ATGATCTGCTCGCCCCGGTCCAATAAACCCGGTTCAAACTGGCTCGACCGTCTCCGGTCCAATAAAGGTATCCCAACGGATGATAACCTCGACCTCGACACTTTCATTCTTAATCTCGCCACCCATTCTCCTCAACCCCGCCCCATTAAACCGCTCCGCCACCGTCCACCAATAACCCACGACGATCCACCGTTAACCACCGTCCTCGCTCATCTCTTCAATCCCGGCGCCGCCACCATCACCTCAAAGAAATGTCCCAGGaaacaaacaaaccctaaaattttcaTCCCTTCTTCCACAATTATCTCCACCACCACTGCCAATGCTCCCGCCGCCACCGGCGTCGATGCAGCGGTGGATGTAGAAAATCGAGGTGTAGAAGGTGAAGACGGTGAGGAAGATTTCAAGGGTTTCACGAAAAGTGAGGTTACTGTGATAGACACGAGTTGTCCAGTGTGGAAAGTTGATAAGTTTGTGTTCAGAAGGAATAATGTTTGGAAAATCAGAGAGAGGAAACAAAAGAACAAGTTTGTAGCGAAGAAGAAGAGTAAATCGACCCATGAGCTTGACATTCATGGAATTGGGTCCTCCAA GGATAATACAATCAACACAGGAGGAGAGAAGCCTGTAAAGAAACTGAAGGTGATCTAA